The following coding sequences are from one Ornithodoros turicata isolate Travis chromosome 1, ASM3712646v1, whole genome shotgun sequence window:
- the LOC135367590 gene encoding uncharacterized protein LOC135367590 isoform X2: MRLALMIATLVVGALSASAAEPFEVLDTDSVSLPDFEFTGLGPHKRDVKFVQGKVEGLSSLLRTFRDHNGRYEGELSVTGLKFTYKAAATKPEQEFDVVVEVQHGRLSVDSEKVEEVT, encoded by the exons ATGCGTCTTGCTCTCATGATCGCCACTTTGGTCGTTG GAGCCTTGTCAGCGTCGGCGGCTGAACCTTTCGAGGTATTAGACACGGACTCTGTCTCTTTGCCGGACTTCGAATTCACTGGGCTGGGACCCCACAAGAGGGACGTGAAGTTCGTCCAGGGAAAGGTAGAGGGTCTGAGCTCGCTCCTCAGGACCTTTCGTGATCATAACGGACGTTACGAGGGCGAACTGTCTGTCACCGGCCTCAAGTTCACCTACAAGGCTGCAGCCACTAAACCAGAGCAAGAGTTCGACGTGGTAGTGGAAGTGCAACATGGACGACTGAGCGTAGACAGCGAGAAGGTTGAAG
- the LOC135367590 gene encoding uncharacterized protein LOC135367590 isoform X1 has protein sequence MRLALMIATLVVGALSASAAEPFEVLDTDSVSLPDFEFTGLGPHKRDVKFVQGKVEGLSSLLRTFRDHNGRYEGELSVTGLKFTYKAAATKPEQEFDVVVEVQHGRLSVDSEKVEGAHFPTFRCETKRQYLVIGESRTPYLFHFADFCQIPPSVVVETSMRLPLSPLGGNCLLSSLGDLHYNQVALYSLWEVHAVGI, from the exons ATGCGTCTTGCTCTCATGATCGCCACTTTGGTCGTTG GAGCCTTGTCAGCGTCGGCGGCTGAACCTTTCGAGGTATTAGACACGGACTCTGTCTCTTTGCCGGACTTCGAATTCACTGGGCTGGGACCCCACAAGAGGGACGTGAAGTTCGTCCAGGGAAAGGTAGAGGGTCTGAGCTCGCTCCTCAGGACCTTTCGTGATCATAACGGACGTTACGAGGGCGAACTGTCTGTCACCGGCCTCAAGTTCACCTACAAGGCTGCAGCCACTAAACCAGAGCAAGAGTTCGACGTGGTAGTGGAAGTGCAACATGGACGACTGAGCGTAGACAGCGAGAAGGTTGAAGGTGCGCACTTTCCTACCTTTAGATGTGAGACAAAGAGGCAATACCTTGTCATTGGCGAGAGTCGAACCCCCTACCTCTTCCACTTCGCTGACTTTTGTCAAATACCCCCTAGTGTGGTAGTTGAGACGTCGATGAGACTTCCTCTGTCTCCTCTTGGTGGTAACTGTCTTCTATCCAGCCTCGGCGACTTACACTACAATCAAGTTGCACTATACTCCTTGTGGGAGGTGCATGCAGTCGGTATTTGA